One Rosa chinensis cultivar Old Blush chromosome 5, RchiOBHm-V2, whole genome shotgun sequence genomic region harbors:
- the LOC112163808 gene encoding transcription factor PCF3-like, translated as MGIESNFSTNASSSRNQVLHGKALTTDGHTKVEGGECCIILPKSCVACIAQLTRDLGHNTNGQTIEWLLQQAEPFIIAATAKHVSPINTPSTLVAVDLEENAVSLEDKDLVKKKRTIGDQPMLPAYDYYLRLVTQNYEIADFSANDVVIDVGIQTQEETQNQDGEERLE; from the coding sequence ATGGGAATAGAATCAAACTTTTCAACCAATGCCTCAAGCAGTAGAAATCAAGTCCTCCATGGCAAAGCTTTAACAACAGATGGCCACACAAAGGTTGAAGGTGGTGAATGCTGTATTATCTTGCCGAAGTCATGTGTTGCTTGTATCGCTCAACTCACTCGTGATCTTGGTCACAATACCAATGGTCAAACAATAGAGTGGCTCTTACAACAAGCTGAACCATTTATTATCGCTGCCACTGCGAAACATGTCTCCCCGATTAATACGCCTTCAACTCTAGTTGCTGTGGATTTGGAGGAGAATGCTGTTAGTCTTGAAGACAAAGATTTGGTTAAGAAGAAGCGCACTATAGGTGACCAACCGATGCTACCTGCTTATGACTATTATTTGAGGTTGGTTACACAAAACTATGAAATTGCTGACTTTTCTGCCAATGATGTTGTAATAGATGTAGGGATCCAAACTCAGGAAGAAACCCAGAATCAGGATGGGGAAGAAAGATTAGAATAG